The genomic window GCGGCACCCAGTTCTTCCGGATTGCTCTGGATGCGCTGCGCCAACTTCAGCGTCAGCTCACCCCATTCTTTGGCCAGTGCACCGAGCGTGCCGATGTAGGGACGCAGCGCTTCATCGGCCGCATGCGCCTTGCAGAAGGCGCCGATTTCGGCGAGGAAGTACTGCAGACCCACGCCTTTGAGCTGGAGGATTTTGCGACCGAGCAGGTCCGCCGCCTGGATGCCGGTGGTGCCTTCGTACAGCGTGATGATGCGTGCATCGCGCACGAACTGCTCCACGCCGTTCTCCACGATAAAGCCGTGGCCGCCGTAGACCTGCAGTGCTTCCTTGGTGCATTCCTGCGCCAGCTCGGTGACCACACCCTTGGCGATCGGGATCAAGAAGGCGAGCAGTTCGCTGGCGTGCTGGCGCGCGGCTTCATCGGCACCGCGCGCTTCGATATCGGTCTGCAGTGCGGCGTACATGATCAAGGCGCGCGAGCCTTCCACGAACGCGCGCTGGGCGAGCAGCATGCGACGTACGTCCGGCTGCACCAGCAGGTTGTCGGCGGGCTTGTCGGGGAACTTCGGACCGGACAGTGAGCGCGACTGCAGACGTTCGCGCGCATAGTTGAGGCTGTTCTGCAGCGCGCGTTCGGACAAGGCCAGACCTTGCAGACCCACCGACAGGCGCGCGGCATTCATCATAGTGAACATCGCCGCCAAGCCCTTGTGCGGCTGGCCGATCAGATAGCCTTCCGCCTCGTCGAAATTCATCACACAGGTGGCCGAGCCACGGATGCCCATCTTGTGCTCGATCGCACCCGGGTAGGCATTGTTGCGCTCGCCCAGCGAGCCGTCGGCCTTCAGCTTGTACTTGGTGACGATGAACATGGAAATGCCACGGCTGCCGGCGGGTGCGTCGGGCAGGCGTGCCAAGACCAGGTGCAGAATGTTTTCCGCCAGATCGTGATCGCCGGCGCTGATGAAGATCTTGGTGCCGGTGATTTTGTAGCTGCCATCGGGGCCGGGTTCGGCGCGGGTTTTCAACAGGCCGAGGTCGGAACCGGCTTGCGGCTCGGTCAAGCACATCGTGCCGGTCCAGCGGCCGGCGACGATGGGCTTGAGATACGTGTGCTTCTGCTCCTGCGTGCCGTGCAGTTCCAGCGCGTGGCAGGCGCCTTCAGACAGCAGCGGATACAAGCTCCACGCCAGATTGCCCGACTGGAACATCTCGGACGTCGCGATGCCCATCACCGACGGCAGCGCCTGGCCACCGAATTCTTCCGCCATGGTCAGACCGGCCCAGCCGCCATCGGAGAACTGGCGGAAGGCGTCTTTGAAGCCCTTCGGCGTCGTGACCGTACGGGTGGCCTTGTCGAAATGGCAGCCTTCCTCGTCGCCCGGGGCATTGGTCGGCGCCAGCACCACCTCGCTCAGCTTGCCGGCCTCCTCCAGCACCGCGTCGAGCAGGTCACGAGTGTGGCCCTCGCCACCTTGTAGCTTGGTAAGAATGGCTTCTGCGCCGAGCACGTCAAAGAGTGCAAAGCGCTGATCGTCGAGGGGGGCCTTGTAGAGCGTCATGGCGTAAGTCCTTCGTGTGGCGATTGCGATAGATCGTCAGCGATACGTATTGGCGATGCCGGGTACCGGTGACAGGAAATCGTCGTGTTTGAATGGGAAGTCGCGCGGATTCTTGTCGTCCGGGTGATCTTCCAGATTGGGCATGCAATGCACGATGCCGCGGATCGTGTAGGCCAGCGAACCGGCGCTGCCCTTGGCGTTGACCGCTTGCAGTGCCTGGCTCATCTCGGTCGTCGGCAGCACGGACACCTGGATCACGTCGGCGGCAAAGGACGGCACACCCAGGTCGAACTTTGCATGCAGGCGCACGGGAATCCCTTGGGCGACCTGCAACTGGCCTTCGACCGATTGGTAATCCATGCCGGTGTAGCTGTTGTTCTGGAAGCGCAGGGTGAGTTCCCAGGTGCCGTCAGGCTGCAGGCGCATCTGCTGGATCGTGATGGTGGGCGGGAACACGCTTTGTTTCTGCGGCCCGCAGGCAGCCAGGACGCCAGCCAGGAGAACAAGGGCCAATCCGTGGAGCAGTCGTTTCATGGAATCACCTCAAACGATTGTTTGAATATAGCAGGGAAAGGGACGGGTGGAATGGGCGCCCGCAACACGCGAAACGTTTGAAACTGTTGTGGTTATACAAAATAGGAGGAGGGAGATGGGGCGTGGAGGGGCAAGTTCGGCCGCTTGCATTCCATGTCACGGAGAACACGCCTCGGGACTGCTGCGGGAGCGCGTGTTGCAAGAGTGTGGGACGGTGTGTTCTTGCGCCCACACCAGCCGTTCGTTACTTCCCGTTTTCAAGCCAGGCTGGAGCAGGCATCATTAGGGATCGCGTCCCTCATTCCCCGGTTGCCCATGCCCCGTCGTATCGTTGCTCGCCGCTCTCCCATCCATGGCAATGGCGTGTTTGCCGTCGCTCCACTCAAGAAAGGCGAAGAAGTCATCGAGTACAGGGGCACGCTGATGACCCACGACGAAGCCGACGTGATGTACGGCGACGGCGGGGAGACTGGCCATACGTTCCTGTTCACGCTCAATGATGACTACATCATCGACGCGAACCGCAAGGGCAATATCGCGCGCTGGATCAATCACAGCTGCAACCCCAATTGCGAAGCCCTCGTCGAGGAAAACGACACGGGCAATCCGCGCAAGGACAAAGTGATCATCCAGACCAAGCGCAACATCAAGCCTGGCGAAGAGCTCACCTACGATTACGGCATCGTGCTGGAAGTACCGCACACCGCACGGCTGAAGAAGCTGTGGAAGTGCCTGTGCGGTTCGCCCAAGTGCACGGGTACGTTGCTGAAGCCCAAGCGCTGAGATTTTTCAGTTTCTTCCTGATGAATAGCATTACCTCACCGTCATTCCGGCCTTCGCCGGAATGACGGTGAGGCTATAATTCGACATCGCTGCAAGTCAGCGGTGGTGGCGAATGGGCACTCAGCTCGGATAATCGATCGCCACCACCTCGATGGTCATGTCGCCGGCGGGCCGCTGCCAGCGCACTTCATCGCCCACACGCGCGCCAAGCAACGCTTGCGCCAGCGGCGAGACGTAGCTCACCAGACCATGCTCCGCGTCGGCCTCATCTTCGCCGACAATCTGCCATCGTCGTTCGCCATCTTCGCTATCCACGGTAACGATCGCGCCAAAGGCGACACGATCGTGTGGCTGTTTGGCGAGATCCACCTCCATGGCACTGGCCACGCGCGTATTGAGCCATCGCAGCTCGCGCTCCAGCGCGGCGAGTTCGCGCTGCTCGTCGAGCGCATCCTCCTCACCCGTCTTCAGGGCATCGCGTCGTGCTTGCGCATCGGCCAGCCGACCGCGCAAGGCGGCGATGCCGCGCGGCGTGACATAGTTGGGGTGTTCGCTTAGCGGTAGTTCGGGCAATGCGTCTTGGGCATCGCCGTCATTGTCTTTAACGAAGGCGCGACTCATGCGGCCCTCCGCAGTCATGGATTATGAGTGTGTGAAAGCACATCCTGGAACCCTGATGGCTCGCGCCAGGAGGGGCCTGCAGCTCCTTCTGCAACATGGGTATGCGGCCGGGCGACTGCAATGTTGCCCGGCCATGCATTTAAGTCAGGCGGGCGACGTCAGTCCTCGTCCAGCTTGGGCTTCCACGCCTCGCTGAGCTGTCGCTGCAAGGGCGGGGGAACCGGTTCGTAGTGACTGAGATCAAGGCTGTAGCGGCCTCGCCCGCCGGTCATCGCTTTCAGCTCGGTCGGATAGTCCGTCAGCTCGGCCAGGGGAGCCTGCGCCTTGATCACCAGTTCGCCACCGCGCTTGGTATCGGTGCCCATGATCCGCGCACGTTTTCCGGCCAGACCGCCGGTGACATCGCCGACGTTGTTTTCCGGAATCGACACTTCGACATCCACGATGGGCTCCAGCACGATCGGACGCGCCTTGCTGATCGCATCGAGAAACGCCTTCTTGCCGGCGCTGATAAAAGCCACCTCTTTCGAATCGACCGGATGGTATTTGCCGTCGTACACGGTCACGCGCAAATCCTGCAGCGGATAGCCGGCCACGGCTCCGTTTTCCATCGCCTGCCGCACGCCTTTCTCGATCGCCGGCAGAAACTGCCCGGGAATCACGCCGCCCTTGATGGCGTCGATGAACTCGAAGCCCGCGCCGCGTTCGAGCGGATCCACGCGCAGAAACACTTCGCCGAACTGGCCTGCGCCGCCGGTTTGTTTTTTGTGCCGATGATGTCCCTCGGCGGAGCCGGCGATGGTTTCGCGATACGCGATGCGTGGCGGATGTGTCACGACTTCCACGCCGTAACGATCCTTCATGCGCTCCAGCATGATTTTCAGATGCAGGTCGGACAATCCTCGCACGACCGTTTCATTGAGTTCCTTGTGGTGCTCCATGCGGAAGCAAGGATCTTCCTCGGAAAGTCGATACAGCGCCTGCGAGAGTTTCTGTTCCTGGCCTTTGTGCTTGGGCTCGAGCGCGAGGCTGAACATGGGTTGCGGGAAGTGCAGGGGTTCCAGGTGAATGCTGTCTTCGTCGTGCGAATCGTGCAGCACGGCATCGAAGTGGATGTCTTCGATTTTTGCCACTGCGGCGATATCGCCCGGAACGGCCTGGTCGACTTCCACGTGATTCTTGCCATTGAGGCGGAACAGATGACCGACCTTGAAGGCTTTGCGGTTATCGTCGATGAACAGCTGACTGTCGCGGCGGATGGTGCCTTGCCATACACGGAACACACCCAGTTTGCCGACGAAGGGATCGTTGATCACCTTGAATACGTCGGCAACGACATGAGAAGTAGGATTCGGATCGACGGCGATCTGCACATTGTCGCCATTGCGGAACGGTGGCGGGTTGGCTTCGGCCGGGTTGGGTAGCAGCCGTTCGAACACATCCAGCAGTTCCTGGATGCCTGCTCCGGTGCGCGTGCTGACGAAACAGATCGGCACCAAGTGCCCTTCGCGCAAGCATTGCTCGAAGGCATCGTGCAATTGCTGCGGCGTCAGGGCGTCTTCACCTTTGTCGAGATAGTCGCCCATGGTGGTTTCATTGATCTCCACCACCTGGTCGAGAATCTGCTGGTGCGCCTCGGCCAGCGA from Dyella caseinilytica includes these protein-coding regions:
- a CDS encoding acyl-CoA dehydrogenase C-terminal domain-containing protein, whose protein sequence is MTLYKAPLDDQRFALFDVLGAEAILTKLQGGEGHTRDLLDAVLEEAGKLSEVVLAPTNAPGDEEGCHFDKATRTVTTPKGFKDAFRQFSDGGWAGLTMAEEFGGQALPSVMGIATSEMFQSGNLAWSLYPLLSEGACHALELHGTQEQKHTYLKPIVAGRWTGTMCLTEPQAGSDLGLLKTRAEPGPDGSYKITGTKIFISAGDHDLAENILHLVLARLPDAPAGSRGISMFIVTKYKLKADGSLGERNNAYPGAIEHKMGIRGSATCVMNFDEAEGYLIGQPHKGLAAMFTMMNAARLSVGLQGLALSERALQNSLNYARERLQSRSLSGPKFPDKPADNLLVQPDVRRMLLAQRAFVEGSRALIMYAALQTDIEARGADEAARQHASELLAFLIPIAKGVVTELAQECTKEALQVYGGHGFIVENGVEQFVRDARIITLYEGTTGIQAADLLGRKILQLKGVGLQYFLAEIGAFCKAHAADEALRPYIGTLGALAKEWGELTLKLAQRIQSNPEELGAAANDYLYYSGYITLAYFWARAVAAVEKSTQQAEFKQAKRDTAAFYFARILPRTHMHKAAIEAGVETLPAIA
- a CDS encoding SET domain-containing protein, which gives rise to MPRRIVARRSPIHGNGVFAVAPLKKGEEVIEYRGTLMTHDEADVMYGDGGETGHTFLFTLNDDYIIDANRKGNIARWINHSCNPNCEALVEENDTGNPRKDKVIIQTKRNIKPGEELTYDYGIVLEVPHTARLKKLWKCLCGSPKCTGTLLKPKR
- a CDS encoding GreA/GreB family elongation factor — protein: MSRAFVKDNDGDAQDALPELPLSEHPNYVTPRGIAALRGRLADAQARRDALKTGEEDALDEQRELAALERELRWLNTRVASAMEVDLAKQPHDRVAFGAIVTVDSEDGERRWQIVGEDEADAEHGLVSYVSPLAQALLGARVGDEVRWQRPAGDMTIEVVAIDYPS
- the fusA gene encoding elongation factor G, with protein sequence MSYYTENIRNVALTGHAGAGKTSLFEALLHAGGAIQSMGSVERGTTQSDTDIQEKARGHSIDSCIASIDRGDCHMNVVDTAGYSDFRGATLSALAAVETATIVVNAANGIEHGTRRMMEHARERGLARLLVVNKIDSEGVNLATLIDALREEFGNECLPVNLPADNASRVLDCFFHRDGKTDFSSLAEAHQQILDQVVEINETTMGDYLDKGEDALTPQQLHDAFEQCLREGHLVPICFVSTRTGAGIQELLDVFERLLPNPAEANPPPFRNGDNVQIAVDPNPTSHVVADVFKVINDPFVGKLGVFRVWQGTIRRDSQLFIDDNRKAFKVGHLFRLNGKNHVEVDQAVPGDIAAVAKIEDIHFDAVLHDSHDEDSIHLEPLHFPQPMFSLALEPKHKGQEQKLSQALYRLSEEDPCFRMEHHKELNETVVRGLSDLHLKIMLERMKDRYGVEVVTHPPRIAYRETIAGSAEGHHRHKKQTGGAGQFGEVFLRVDPLERGAGFEFIDAIKGGVIPGQFLPAIEKGVRQAMENGAVAGYPLQDLRVTVYDGKYHPVDSKEVAFISAGKKAFLDAISKARPIVLEPIVDVEVSIPENNVGDVTGGLAGKRARIMGTDTKRGGELVIKAQAPLAELTDYPTELKAMTGGRGRYSLDLSHYEPVPPPLQRQLSEAWKPKLDED